Proteins encoded by one window of Chryseobacterium aquaeductus:
- a CDS encoding glycosyltransferase, which yields MNPTISIVVAIFNRRDELFELLNSLTFQTDKAFEIIIVDDGSLIDLKPTINNFDGILDIKYFRKDNSGPGLSRNYGSKRASNEWLVFVDSDVIVEKDYIQNIKKDILTIPCDAFGGADKAHRGFNLMQKAISYSMTSVFTTGGIRGNKKSVSKFQPRSFNMGVKKEVFEKVGGFSEMRIGEDPDLSMTLWENGFTTAFFDDIAVYHKRRVDFGKFSKQVYQFGCARPILNQRHPKYVKLSFAFPSLFLLGYVLGFLEYFFLARGIILALYGLYTIMVLIHAMIVTKNIAIAGMAVISTYIQMFSYGYGFLKSWILLNVFRMKPEDAFPKHFHRN from the coding sequence TTGAATCCTACCATTTCCATCGTCGTCGCCATATTCAACCGAAGAGACGAGCTCTTCGAACTTCTCAATTCACTGACTTTTCAAACAGATAAAGCGTTTGAAATCATTATCGTGGATGATGGTTCTTTGATCGATTTGAAACCTACGATCAATAATTTTGATGGAATTTTAGATATTAAATATTTCAGAAAAGACAATTCAGGTCCTGGTTTATCGAGAAATTACGGTTCGAAAAGAGCTTCCAACGAGTGGCTCGTTTTTGTTGACAGTGATGTGATTGTGGAGAAAGATTATATTCAAAATATTAAAAAAGACATTCTTACCATTCCGTGTGATGCTTTTGGTGGTGCAGATAAAGCTCACCGGGGTTTTAATCTGATGCAGAAAGCTATTTCTTATTCTATGACCTCCGTTTTTACGACAGGTGGAATCCGCGGAAATAAAAAGTCGGTTTCCAAATTCCAGCCGAGAAGTTTTAATATGGGAGTGAAGAAAGAAGTTTTTGAAAAAGTAGGTGGTTTTTCTGAAATGAGAATCGGTGAAGATCCTGATTTATCGATGACGCTCTGGGAGAACGGCTTTACGACAGCTTTTTTCGACGATATTGCAGTGTATCACAAACGTCGTGTAGATTTTGGCAAGTTTTCAAAGCAGGTGTATCAATTTGGTTGTGCAAGACCAATCCTAAATCAGAGGCATCCGAAATATGTGAAACTCTCTTTTGCATTTCCTTCGTTGTTTTTGTTAGGTTATGTTTTAGGATTTTTAGAATATTTCTTTTTAGCAAGAGGAATTATTCTCGCATTGTACGGTTTGTATACCATTATGGTTTTGATCCATGCGATGATTGTAACCAAAAATATTGCGATTGCAGGAATGGCGGTAATTTCCACTTATATCCAAATGTTTTCGTACGGTTACGGATTTTTAAAATCCTGGATACTTTTAAATGTTTTCAGAATGAAACCTGAAGATGCTTTTCCAAAACATTTTCATAGAAATTAG
- a CDS encoding aminotransferase class I/II-fold pyridoxal phosphate-dependent enzyme: MDHFNAANEIQDLQYFGEFGGVNPSISDSSTYTFLSAKTMFDTFEGNADGCYLYSRHSSPMNLYLSQALAKMENTETANVTASGMGAITSVLMQICKSGDHIISSRTIYGGTYAFLKNFLPPYQIETSFVDINNFDAIEKAIQPNTKIIYCESVSNPLLEVADLKKLSAICKKHNLKLIVDNTFSPLSISPTLLGADIVIHSLTKFINGSSDTVGGVYCGTQEFINDTKNVNNGACMLLGPTMDSFRSASILKNLRTLHIRMKQHSHNAMYLAERFENDGLKISYPGLPSHKNHDLMKSMMNEEYGFGGLLTVDAGTTEKANELMEMMQQENLGYLAVSLGFYKTLFSCSGSSTSSEIPEEEREEMGISDGLIRFSIGLDHDIKRTYKKMKECMIKTGVLQTEKV, encoded by the coding sequence ATGGATCATTTTAACGCAGCAAACGAAATACAGGATTTGCAATATTTTGGAGAATTTGGCGGTGTAAACCCATCAATCTCGGACAGCTCTACATACACTTTTCTTTCTGCAAAAACCATGTTTGATACATTTGAAGGAAATGCAGACGGCTGTTATTTATATTCCAGACATTCTTCTCCGATGAATCTTTATCTTTCGCAGGCTTTAGCAAAAATGGAAAATACAGAAACTGCCAACGTTACCGCTTCAGGTATGGGTGCAATTACTTCTGTTTTGATGCAGATCTGCAAAAGTGGAGATCACATCATCTCAAGCAGAACAATCTATGGAGGAACGTATGCTTTTCTGAAAAATTTCCTGCCTCCTTATCAGATCGAAACAAGTTTTGTAGACATCAATAATTTTGATGCTATAGAGAAAGCCATCCAACCCAATACAAAAATTATTTATTGCGAGAGTGTGAGCAATCCGCTTCTTGAGGTTGCTGATCTCAAGAAACTTTCGGCAATTTGTAAAAAACATAACCTGAAACTTATAGTAGACAATACTTTTTCTCCGCTTTCCATATCACCAACGCTTTTGGGTGCTGATATTGTGATTCACAGTCTTACTAAATTTATCAATGGCAGCAGTGATACGGTTGGCGGAGTTTATTGCGGTACACAAGAATTCATCAATGATACCAAAAACGTGAACAACGGAGCTTGTATGCTTTTGGGACCAACCATGGACAGCTTCAGATCTGCAAGTATTCTGAAAAATCTGAGAACGCTTCATATCCGTATGAAACAGCACAGCCATAACGCGATGTATCTTGCAGAAAGGTTTGAAAACGATGGTTTAAAAATATCTTATCCTGGATTACCTTCTCACAAAAATCATGACCTGATGAAAAGCATGATGAATGAAGAATATGGTTTTGGCGGACTTTTAACCGTTGACGCTGGAACAACTGAAAAAGCGAATGAACTAATGGAGATGATGCAACAGGAAAATCTTGGTTATCTTGCAGTAAGTTTAGGGTTTTACAAGACATTATTTTCATGTTCCGGAAGCTCGACTTCATCTGAAATACCCGAAGAAGAAAGAGAAGAAATGGGAATTTCTGACGGACTCATCAGATTTTCTATAGGTCTTGATCATGACATCAAAAGAACCTACAAAAAAATGAAAGAATGCATGATTAAAACAGGCGTTCTGCAAACAGAAAAAGTTTAA
- a CDS encoding Lrp/AsnC family transcriptional regulator produces the protein MQLDETDKKLLLFLQQDCKQTTKELSYKLGLSITAVYERVRKLENNGVISKYVAILDKTKIDKNFVILCHVKLTQHKKEYVLRFEKEVMTLDEVTECFHVSGDYDYILKICVKDMEDYRNFMLTKLTTIQHIASTQSSFTISEVKNTTELVL, from the coding sequence ATGCAACTTGACGAAACAGATAAAAAACTCCTGCTTTTTTTGCAGCAAGACTGTAAACAAACCACCAAAGAGTTGTCTTACAAACTCGGTTTGTCGATTACCGCTGTTTATGAACGTGTGCGAAAGCTCGAAAATAATGGCGTAATTTCAAAATATGTGGCCATTTTAGATAAAACAAAAATTGATAAAAACTTCGTTATTCTATGTCATGTAAAACTGACTCAGCACAAAAAAGAATATGTACTTCGTTTTGAAAAAGAAGTGATGACTTTGGATGAAGTTACAGAATGTTTTCATGTAAGTGGTGACTATGATTATATCCTGAAAATCTGTGTAAAAGACATGGAAGATTACCGTAATTTTATGTTGACTAAACTCACAACAATTCAGCATATTGCGAGCACACAAAGTTCATTTACAATATCTGAAGTGAAAAATACAACTGAATTAGTTTTATAA
- a CDS encoding bestrophin family protein — MITTKYFNYKQIANLAGLHLVWLTAWSTFVAAIYYFFQWQWMTIPLVPLTLVGTAVAFFVGFKSNQAYDRLWEARKIWGAIVNSSRSFTSMLYAFDTEKGEMHYIKDFKKQLVYRHIAWLYTLREQLLIPTEWEHISLERHFGSINFKRHRQIKAGFPDYVRTHLFQQKYLSEDELQVQEDYKNFATYLNSKQAKDLNYLKNKKVITDFDQMQLQNCLNDFYDYQGQAERIKKFPSPRQFANSGFIFIVIFIILLPLGLVSEFSKLGDWGIWTCIPFCVIVGWIYIIMELVGDYSENPFSGLMFDIPMLSICRTIEIDLLQLIGEHDDLPEPIAAKNGVLV, encoded by the coding sequence ATGATCACAACAAAATATTTCAATTACAAACAAATTGCTAATCTCGCAGGTTTGCATCTTGTCTGGCTTACTGCATGGAGCACATTCGTTGCCGCAATCTATTACTTTTTTCAGTGGCAGTGGATGACGATTCCTTTGGTTCCGCTTACATTGGTAGGTACGGCAGTTGCTTTCTTCGTTGGTTTTAAAAGCAATCAGGCTTACGACAGGCTTTGGGAAGCCAGGAAAATCTGGGGCGCCATTGTGAATTCCAGCCGATCATTTACATCAATGCTCTATGCTTTCGATACCGAAAAAGGTGAAATGCATTATATCAAAGATTTTAAGAAACAGCTGGTCTACCGTCACATTGCCTGGCTTTATACTTTGAGAGAACAACTCTTGATACCCACTGAATGGGAGCATATAAGCCTTGAAAGACATTTCGGAAGCATCAATTTTAAAAGACACAGACAGATAAAAGCTGGTTTTCCCGATTATGTAAGAACGCATCTTTTTCAGCAAAAATATCTTTCAGAAGATGAATTGCAAGTACAGGAAGATTACAAAAATTTTGCAACTTATCTTAATTCAAAACAGGCGAAAGATTTAAATTATTTAAAAAATAAAAAAGTCATCACCGATTTTGATCAGATGCAGTTGCAGAATTGCCTGAATGATTTCTACGATTATCAGGGACAGGCAGAACGGATCAAAAAATTTCCTTCTCCACGACAGTTTGCCAATTCAGGATTTATTTTTATCGTAATTTTCATTATCCTTTTACCTTTAGGTTTGGTAAGTGAATTCAGTAAATTGGGTGATTGGGGAATCTGGACGTGCATCCCTTTCTGCGTGATAGTTGGTTGGATTTACATCATTATGGAACTCGTTGGCGATTATTCTGAAAATCCTTTTAGCGGATTGATGTTTGATATTCCGATGCTTTCTATCTGCCGAACCATCGAAATCGACCTTCTACAATTGATTGGTGAACATGATGACCTGCCGGAACCGATTGCTGCCAAAAATGGAGTTCTAGTTTAA
- a CDS encoding alpha-ketoacid dehydrogenase subunit alpha/beta: MENTLHEKVSQDILLKAYNHMMLAKAMADIYEENRNVCKYVHSTSRGHEAIQLATAYQLKKEDWVSPYYRDESILLGIGFEPYQLMLQLLAKADDPFSGGRSYYSHPSSRDENMPKIIHQSSATGMQTIPTTGVAQGIKYIEDFELEKFENNPVVICSLGDNSVTEGEVSEALQFAALHQLPIIFLVQDNEWGISVTKDEARTCDAYDFVAGFVGLGRMRVDGTNFAESFEVMKKAVDFVRAERKPLVVCAKTVLIGHHTSGVRREFYRDEEDLTKHRAKDPGEILRNQLLESGTDEELLKQITKKARLEAEEAFERAQKAEDPKPETVMQHIFAPTPITEEVGTREPEGGEKIVMVDAAIHAIQEIMWKHPEALLYGQDVGERIGGVFRETVTLGKKFGSKRVFNTAIQEAYIIGSTTGMSAVGLKPIVEVQFADYIYPGINQLITEISKSNYLSNGKFPVSNIIRVPIGAYGGGGPYHSGSVESILANIKGIKIAYPSNAADFKGLLKAAYYDPNPVVMLEHKGLYWSKVPGTEDAKTIEPAEDYILPFGKGKVVIEADENEIKKGNTIVVITYGMGVYWAKEAVKNFGGKVEVIDLRTIIPLDEELVFERVKAHGKCIVLTEEQLNNSFAEAFAHRISKNCFKYLDAPVETMGSLDTPAVPINLILEKEMLPNAEKLTKKIDEMLKY; encoded by the coding sequence ATGGAAAATACACTTCACGAAAAAGTTTCACAGGATATTTTACTTAAAGCCTACAACCACATGATGCTTGCAAAAGCAATGGCAGACATCTATGAAGAAAACAGAAATGTTTGCAAATATGTACACAGTACTTCCAGAGGTCACGAGGCAATTCAGTTGGCTACGGCTTATCAATTGAAAAAAGAAGACTGGGTTTCTCCTTATTACAGAGACGAAAGTATTTTGTTAGGAATTGGTTTTGAGCCTTATCAACTGATGCTTCAGTTATTGGCAAAAGCTGATGATCCTTTTTCTGGTGGAAGATCGTATTATTCTCACCCTTCGAGCAGAGACGAAAACATGCCGAAGATCATTCATCAAAGTTCAGCAACGGGAATGCAGACCATTCCGACAACCGGAGTTGCACAGGGAATCAAATATATTGAGGATTTTGAATTAGAAAAATTTGAAAACAATCCTGTTGTTATTTGTAGTTTGGGAGACAATTCTGTGACGGAAGGAGAAGTGAGTGAAGCACTTCAGTTTGCCGCTTTGCACCAACTTCCAATTATTTTCTTGGTTCAGGATAACGAATGGGGAATTTCTGTAACCAAAGATGAAGCAAGAACTTGTGATGCTTACGATTTTGTCGCTGGTTTTGTAGGTTTGGGAAGAATGAGAGTTGACGGAACCAATTTCGCTGAAAGTTTTGAAGTGATGAAAAAAGCAGTCGATTTTGTAAGAGCAGAAAGAAAACCTTTGGTTGTCTGTGCAAAAACAGTTTTGATTGGTCACCACACTTCCGGCGTGCGAAGAGAATTCTATAGAGACGAGGAAGATTTAACCAAACACAGAGCGAAAGATCCGGGAGAAATTCTTAGAAATCAACTGCTTGAATCTGGTACAGATGAAGAATTATTAAAGCAAATCACCAAAAAGGCAAGATTAGAAGCTGAAGAAGCATTCGAAAGAGCTCAAAAAGCCGAAGATCCGAAACCTGAAACAGTGATGCAACATATTTTTGCACCGACTCCGATTACGGAAGAAGTGGGAACGCGCGAACCTGAAGGTGGTGAAAAAATAGTAATGGTTGACGCAGCGATTCACGCTATTCAGGAGATCATGTGGAAACATCCTGAAGCTTTGTTGTACGGACAAGATGTTGGCGAAAGAATCGGTGGAGTTTTCCGTGAGACGGTAACCTTAGGCAAGAAATTTGGAAGCAAAAGAGTTTTCAATACTGCAATTCAAGAAGCTTATATTATTGGTTCTACAACGGGAATGAGCGCTGTTGGTTTAAAACCGATTGTAGAAGTTCAGTTTGCAGATTACATATATCCAGGAATCAACCAGTTGATTACAGAGATTTCAAAATCAAATTATTTAAGCAACGGGAAATTTCCTGTAAGCAATATTATCAGAGTTCCAATCGGAGCTTACGGTGGTGGCGGACCTTATCATAGTGGAAGTGTTGAAAGTATTTTAGCGAATATTAAGGGAATAAAAATCGCTTATCCAAGCAATGCAGCAGATTTTAAAGGTTTATTAAAAGCTGCTTACTACGACCCAAATCCAGTAGTAATGCTAGAGCATAAAGGATTGTACTGGAGCAAAGTTCCGGGAACAGAAGATGCAAAAACCATCGAACCGGCAGAAGACTACATTTTACCTTTCGGAAAAGGAAAAGTTGTAATCGAAGCTGATGAAAACGAAATCAAAAAAGGAAACACTATTGTCGTAATTACTTATGGAATGGGTGTTTACTGGGCAAAAGAAGCCGTAAAAAACTTTGGTGGAAAAGTAGAAGTCATTGATTTGAGAACCATCATTCCTTTGGATGAAGAATTGGTTTTCGAAAGAGTAAAAGCGCACGGAAAATGTATTGTTTTGACGGAAGAGCAATTAAATAATTCTTTCGCTGAAGCTTTTGCACACCGAATTTCTAAAAATTGCTTTAAATATCTCGATGCTCCGGTAGAAACCATGGGATCGCTTGATACACCTGCAGTTCCGATCAATTTAATTTTAGAAAAAGAAATGCTTCCCAATGCTGAAAAGCTGACGAAGAAAATCGACGAAATGTTGAAATATTAA